The Pseudomonas eucalypticola genome has a window encoding:
- a CDS encoding MFS transporter: MTQPTLNDGLHASTLAKLNLKLIPFLMLLYMVAYIDKSNISVAALQMNADLGLSASMYGLGVGLFFLTYILLEVPSSLILTKVGARRWIARIMITWGIVAAGMSLVQTANQLYVMRLLLGAAEAGFTPGIIYYLSQWYPRSDRAKAMSFFYIGAALASVIGLPLSGAFLHLDGLGSVSGWRWLFLLEGIPAAVLGVVVLRYLPDSPQSTHWLDEPQKAWLSTTMAAEQAGTLISHNDAWHAAFRSPRVWLLSLFWLLQAFGTIGITLFLPLIVQSVSGQGSFVVSLMSALPFLLACVFMYFNGRHSDRRGERSLHLGGPLLVSGLVLGVAVLCGNQGLAYGLLVLAVALNWAATPVFWATTTETLSGPAAAVSIALINSIANLAGLGLPPVMGWIKDATHTYDYALLLVACALLVGGMLGVYLGADRARGHIHVQGTSDERKRA; this comes from the coding sequence ATGACCCAGCCGACGCTGAACGACGGCTTGCATGCCAGTACCCTGGCCAAGCTGAACCTCAAGCTGATCCCGTTCCTGATGCTGCTGTACATGGTGGCCTACATCGACAAGTCGAACATTTCGGTGGCGGCGTTGCAGATGAACGCCGACCTGGGGTTGTCGGCGTCCATGTACGGCCTGGGCGTAGGCCTGTTCTTTCTCACCTATATCCTGCTGGAGGTGCCCAGCAGCCTGATCCTGACCAAGGTCGGTGCCCGGCGCTGGATCGCCCGCATCATGATCACCTGGGGCATCGTCGCCGCCGGCATGAGCCTGGTGCAGACCGCCAATCAGCTCTATGTGATGCGGTTGCTGCTGGGGGCCGCCGAAGCCGGTTTCACCCCCGGCATCATCTATTACCTGTCCCAGTGGTACCCACGCAGCGACCGGGCCAAGGCCATGTCATTCTTCTACATCGGCGCGGCCCTCGCGTCGGTGATCGGCTTGCCCTTGTCCGGCGCTTTCCTGCATCTGGATGGACTGGGGTCGGTCAGCGGCTGGCGCTGGTTGTTCCTGCTCGAAGGCATTCCTGCCGCCGTGCTCGGCGTGGTGGTGCTGCGCTACCTGCCGGATTCGCCCCAAAGCACCCACTGGCTCGACGAACCGCAGAAAGCCTGGCTGTCGACCACCATGGCCGCCGAACAGGCGGGCACGCTGATTTCCCACAACGACGCCTGGCACGCGGCCTTTCGCAGCCCCCGTGTGTGGCTGCTCAGCCTGTTCTGGCTGCTGCAGGCATTCGGCACCATCGGCATCACGCTGTTCTTGCCGCTGATCGTGCAGTCGGTGTCCGGGCAGGGCTCCTTCGTGGTCAGCCTGATGTCAGCCTTGCCCTTCCTGTTGGCCTGCGTGTTCATGTATTTCAACGGCCGGCATTCGGACCGGCGCGGCGAGCGCTCTCTGCACCTGGGCGGCCCGCTGCTGGTGTCTGGCCTGGTGCTGGGCGTGGCCGTGCTGTGCGGCAACCAGGGCCTGGCCTATGGGCTGTTGGTGCTGGCAGTGGCCCTGAACTGGGCGGCAACGCCGGTGTTCTGGGCCACCACCACCGAAACCCTGTCGGGCCCGGCGGCGGCCGTGTCCATTGCCCTGATCAACTCCATCGCCAACCTCGCCGGGCTGGGCCTGCCGCCGGTGATGGGCTGGATCAAGGACGCCACCCATACCTACGACTACGCCCTGCTGCTGGTAGCCTGCGCCTTGCTGGTGGGCGGCATGCTGGGGGTGTACCTGGGCGCCGATCGCGCCCGTGGCCACATTCATGTGCAAGGAACTTCAGATGAACGCAAACGTGCTTAA
- a CDS encoding LysR family transcriptional regulator: MLESVAAISVFVQVAEIGNFVGAGRALGVSASAVGKRIARLEETLGVPLFKRTTRSVTLTVDGQRLLDRSRRIIEEFEHLTSEVAQSAQLPRGRLKVTVAPISDRLVDALAVFSRQYPEIELEVQYTDRLIDLVDEDFDLAIRVGEISDSNLRSHWLGDFTRLIVASPRYLQEHGTPTSMQALTEHKLLHYRQPKSGKIEPWPVRLPAGVELPVTLICNDMAARIEFATKGLALACLPDLVIREPLADGRLVPLHLGSATTRYPVYAVWPHSRMYTARFGALLNYIKALRL; this comes from the coding sequence ATGTTGGAGTCTGTCGCGGCCATTTCAGTGTTCGTGCAAGTGGCCGAGATAGGCAACTTTGTCGGCGCTGGGCGGGCGCTGGGGGTCTCGGCGTCGGCGGTGGGAAAACGTATCGCGCGGCTGGAGGAAACCCTGGGGGTGCCCCTGTTCAAGCGCACGACCCGCAGCGTGACATTGACGGTCGATGGCCAGCGCCTGCTGGACCGTAGCCGGCGCATCATCGAGGAATTCGAACACCTGACCAGCGAAGTGGCGCAGTCCGCGCAACTGCCCCGTGGCCGTTTGAAGGTAACGGTGGCGCCCATCAGCGATCGATTGGTCGACGCACTGGCGGTATTCAGCCGGCAATACCCCGAGATCGAACTTGAGGTCCAGTACACCGACCGGCTCATCGACCTGGTGGATGAAGACTTCGACCTGGCGATACGCGTCGGTGAGATCAGCGACAGCAACCTGCGCAGCCACTGGCTGGGCGACTTCACCCGGCTGATCGTCGCCTCCCCGCGCTACCTGCAGGAACACGGCACGCCCACCAGCATGCAAGCACTGACCGAACACAAGTTGCTGCATTATCGCCAGCCCAAGAGCGGCAAGATCGAGCCTTGGCCCGTCCGGCTTCCCGCCGGTGTCGAGTTGCCGGTCACGCTGATCTGCAATGACATGGCTGCGCGCATCGAGTTCGCCACCAAGGGCCTGGCCCTTGCCTGCCTGCCCGACCTGGTGATCCGCGAGCCGTTGGCCGACGGGCGCCTGGTTCCTTTGCACCTGGGCAGCGCGACCACGCGCTACCCGGTGTACGCGGTGTGGCCGCATTCGCGCATGTACACCGCCAGGTTTGGCGCGCTGCTCAACTACATCAAGGCGCTGAGGCTGTGA
- a CDS encoding NAD-dependent epimerase/dehydratase family protein: protein MKAFVTGVTGYIGGSLAVALLKRGYEVRGLVRTNHHVKELGRLGVIPVLGSLFDTEIVAAHARDADLVVNAADADNAYVVSTLLDALKGTATKVLHVSGASVVGDRAGGAFSEHRWSEDAPPKPRLEKVGRVAIDHALQDAARGGVHSLVVCPTLVYGEGLGLGLRKQSIQIPLLQALARKHGVAVYAGLGENRTAHVHIQDLVSLCLLMIDKAAAGTFLYAENGEVAMKDLAQVLGYQMGFLAPAQSKSMAYLLKSCCFDDPQEAEYGLGSNIRVCADRARALGWVPKHSDLLAWLSH, encoded by the coding sequence ATGAAAGCGTTCGTAACCGGGGTCACCGGGTACATCGGCGGCTCGCTAGCCGTTGCGCTGCTCAAGCGCGGCTATGAAGTGCGGGGCCTTGTGCGTACCAACCATCACGTCAAGGAATTGGGCAGGCTGGGGGTGATACCGGTGCTCGGGAGCCTGTTCGATACTGAAATCGTCGCGGCCCACGCGCGCGACGCCGACCTGGTGGTCAATGCAGCGGATGCCGATAACGCCTACGTGGTCAGTACCTTGCTGGATGCGCTCAAGGGAACCGCCACCAAGGTCTTGCATGTCAGCGGTGCCAGCGTGGTGGGGGATCGCGCCGGGGGAGCATTCAGTGAACACCGCTGGAGCGAGGATGCACCCCCCAAGCCGCGCCTGGAGAAGGTGGGCCGCGTGGCCATCGATCATGCGTTGCAGGACGCCGCGCGCGGCGGTGTGCATAGTCTGGTAGTGTGCCCCACCCTGGTCTACGGCGAGGGCCTGGGCCTGGGCCTGCGCAAGCAGTCTATCCAGATACCCCTGCTGCAAGCGTTGGCGCGCAAGCATGGGGTGGCGGTGTATGCCGGCCTTGGCGAGAACCGCACCGCCCATGTGCATATTCAAGACCTGGTCAGCCTGTGCCTGCTGATGATCGACAAGGCGGCGGCAGGCACCTTTCTCTACGCCGAGAACGGTGAGGTGGCCATGAAGGATCTGGCCCAGGTGTTGGGCTACCAGATGGGCTTCCTCGCTCCGGCGCAGTCCAAGTCCATGGCCTATCTGCTGAAGAGCTGCTGTTTCGATGATCCTCAGGAGGCCGAATATGGCCTGGGCTCCAACATCCGCGTATGTGCCGACCGTGCCCGGGCCTTGGGGTGGGTTCCCAAGCACAGTGATCTGCTGGCGTGGTTGAGCCATTGA
- a CDS encoding MerR family transcriptional regulator: MLISELARQSGISPRMLRYYEDQGLLRPVRRASGYREYRRVDQVRLTHIVTLQATGMTLEVIRRILPPLVAEVPLPQADSPLVAALREQRRQVVNAIHEQRRALRIIDQYLSDLGQVDVLPVANQNLEAETPRLQQG, encoded by the coding sequence GTGCTGATCAGTGAATTGGCTCGCCAGAGTGGAATCAGCCCGAGAATGTTGCGCTACTACGAGGACCAGGGGTTGCTGCGGCCGGTGCGCCGCGCGTCCGGCTACCGTGAATACCGCCGCGTCGACCAGGTACGGTTGACGCACATCGTCACGCTGCAGGCCACGGGCATGACGTTGGAGGTTATCCGTCGGATTCTTCCGCCGCTGGTGGCGGAGGTACCCTTGCCTCAGGCCGATTCCCCTTTGGTGGCGGCGCTGCGTGAACAGCGCCGCCAGGTGGTGAATGCAATCCATGAGCAGCGCCGGGCGCTGAGAATCATCGACCAGTACCTGAGTGACCTGGGCCAGGTCGACGTCCTGCCGGTTGCCAACCAGAACCTGGAGGCTGAGACGCCCAGGCTTCAGCAGGGATGA
- a CDS encoding TIM barrel protein, with protein MSPDVPLGLVDWRLPVSAAEAVAVAANLGVNHLQVDLGGPGRAPPLAPRLPRLLDACRDHGVGIDAVACNRLNDLGLHDHHHTERVRQTLAQAVAVAHALQAPMILVPGFRRSCVRSVEHLRDTGRQLAWACDLAQARGLEVAYEGDLGAAPSLALMRQVGRRNFKLLLDPDNLMRAGHALAPLLKTLTGRWCGQIHIKGAMPTPACLKRWLDSVDRPPAGCVFFLENDYRQGLDGLAAELRQLGALLNHLS; from the coding sequence ATGAGCCCAGACGTGCCTTTGGGCCTGGTGGACTGGCGGCTGCCCGTGAGCGCTGCCGAGGCCGTGGCCGTGGCGGCCAACCTGGGCGTGAACCACTTGCAGGTAGACCTGGGCGGACCCGGACGTGCGCCGCCACTGGCCCCCCGGCTGCCCCGGCTGCTTGATGCCTGCCGCGACCACGGGGTGGGCATTGATGCCGTAGCGTGCAACCGCCTCAACGACCTGGGCCTGCATGATCACCACCATACCGAACGGGTCAGGCAGACCCTGGCGCAGGCCGTGGCGGTGGCGCATGCCCTGCAGGCGCCAATGATACTGGTACCAGGGTTTCGTCGAAGTTGCGTCCGCAGTGTCGAACACCTGCGCGACACCGGCCGCCAACTGGCCTGGGCCTGCGACCTGGCGCAAGCCCGGGGGCTGGAAGTGGCCTACGAGGGCGATCTGGGTGCGGCGCCGAGCCTGGCGCTGATGCGCCAGGTAGGGCGCCGTAACTTCAAGCTATTGCTGGACCCCGATAACCTCATGCGCGCCGGGCATGCGCTGGCGCCACTGCTGAAGACACTGACGGGGCGCTGGTGCGGGCAAATCCACATCAAGGGCGCGATGCCTACCCCGGCGTGCCTGAAACGATGGCTCGACAGCGTCGACAGGCCGCCCGCTGGCTGCGTTTTTTTCCTCGAAAACGACTATCGCCAGGGCCTGGACGGTCTGGCGGCCGAGCTGCGCCAATTGGGCGCGCTATTGAACCACCTGAGCTAG
- a CDS encoding SDR family NAD(P)-dependent oxidoreductase: MHPVSSDVPCVFVIGGSAGIGRAIAQALLAEGAQVVVFSRSDPLAYPGLEGAHWWPLDLTRGDDSRRELARAVTRFGSRLAAVFYSAVAYGPRRAPLLEVLDSQWREQLATNLEGLWHTLSATLPALLARPPGLFVGLSSEVVYNGGPLRAGYAATKAAASNLLQSVAQEYPESQVRVVQLLPAEMVDTPGIRKRRDASFDCSGYMNSACFQTVAVQLYRTRGFGAHGRALVVDAHSQVRDVNQHLPASQSRQPT, from the coding sequence ATGCACCCCGTAAGCAGCGACGTTCCTTGTGTCTTCGTGATAGGCGGCTCGGCAGGCATAGGCCGGGCCATTGCCCAGGCGCTCCTGGCCGAGGGCGCCCAGGTGGTGGTGTTCAGCCGTTCCGATCCACTTGCCTACCCAGGCCTCGAAGGGGCGCACTGGTGGCCCCTGGACCTGACGCGGGGTGACGACAGCCGCCGCGAACTGGCACGGGCCGTTACCCGCTTCGGTTCACGCCTGGCAGCGGTGTTCTACAGCGCGGTGGCTTATGGGCCGCGGCGCGCGCCGCTGCTGGAGGTGCTCGACAGCCAATGGCGCGAGCAACTGGCCACCAACCTCGAGGGCCTGTGGCACACCCTGAGCGCCACCTTGCCGGCCCTGCTGGCGCGCCCACCCGGACTGTTCGTGGGGCTGTCCTCGGAAGTGGTCTACAACGGCGGCCCGTTACGTGCCGGTTATGCCGCCACCAAGGCCGCAGCCTCGAACCTGCTGCAGTCGGTGGCACAGGAATACCCCGAGTCCCAGGTGCGTGTCGTGCAGTTGCTGCCGGCTGAAATGGTGGACACCCCCGGTATCCGCAAGCGCCGTGATGCCAGCTTCGACTGCAGCGGCTACATGAACAGCGCCTGCTTCCAGACCGTGGCCGTTCAGTTGTACCGCACGCGGGGCTTTGGCGCCCATGGCCGAGCACTGGTGGTAGACGCCCATAGCCAGGTGCGCGACGTGAACCAGCACCTGCCCGCCTCCCAAAGCCGCCAGCCGACATGA
- a CDS encoding alcohol dehydrogenase catalytic domain-containing protein, which translates to MSTSPLAIVRYPRHLTLRERPLPALHDGDLLVAPLLAGLCGTDLQVLRGERHDPASVLGHEGVVRIVACGRSAGAHWQPGQHVILNPTHPHDPAQLLGHLQDGLFQQRLRVPAGLVEAGLVVPLPVDLPAPLATLIEPLASVIYGLQLMARHKRPGPLLVYGDGTIGHLVARCARALLGPDSPVLLIHNSLSGLQWSQHHALAHTRCLLRDDPKLDARLRHSGATAAVLATPRNATLRSLAHALDYLADDAVIDLLGGVARGSPLAELPDVADLAAVRALNCGGLPEQGAFVHTRDRWRRPRVLFGHRGVATCHLVDSCRWLARQPELFMPLVTHQVPLEEAAALMQQIANSHDRLLHGRRFVKVAITINPCPAILRATPAEAMPCTP; encoded by the coding sequence ATGAGCACCTCTCCCTTGGCTATCGTCCGCTACCCCCGCCACTTAACCTTGCGTGAGCGTCCGCTGCCAGCCCTGCACGACGGTGATCTGCTGGTCGCCCCCCTGCTGGCAGGGCTATGCGGCACCGACCTGCAGGTGCTGCGCGGTGAGCGCCATGACCCGGCCAGCGTACTGGGACATGAAGGCGTAGTGCGGATCGTCGCCTGTGGTCGGTCGGCAGGCGCCCACTGGCAGCCTGGCCAGCACGTGATACTCAACCCCACCCACCCCCACGACCCAGCCCAGTTGCTCGGCCACTTGCAGGACGGCCTGTTCCAGCAACGCCTGCGGGTGCCCGCCGGCCTGGTCGAAGCCGGGTTGGTGGTACCGTTACCGGTCGACTTGCCCGCGCCTCTGGCCACGCTGATAGAGCCGCTGGCCAGCGTGATCTACGGCCTGCAGCTGATGGCCCGGCACAAACGCCCGGGACCACTGCTGGTGTATGGCGATGGCACCATCGGTCACCTGGTGGCGCGGTGCGCGCGCGCCCTGCTGGGGCCCGACAGCCCGGTGCTGCTGATCCACAACAGCCTCAGCGGCCTGCAATGGAGCCAGCACCATGCATTGGCCCACACCCGTTGCCTGCTGCGTGACGACCCTAAGCTGGACGCGCGGTTGCGCCACAGCGGTGCCACCGCTGCCGTGCTGGCCACCCCCCGCAACGCCACGCTGCGCAGCCTGGCACACGCCTTGGACTACCTCGCCGATGACGCCGTGATCGATCTGCTGGGGGGAGTTGCCCGCGGCAGCCCTCTGGCCGAGCTGCCCGACGTCGCGGATTTGGCCGCCGTTCGCGCGCTGAACTGCGGCGGCTTGCCCGAGCAAGGTGCATTCGTCCACACACGGGATCGCTGGCGCCGACCCCGCGTGCTGTTTGGGCACCGAGGCGTCGCCACTTGCCATCTGGTAGACAGCTGCCGCTGGTTGGCACGCCAACCCGAACTGTTCATGCCTCTGGTCACTCACCAGGTGCCCCTGGAAGAAGCGGCGGCCCTGATGCAGCAGATCGCCAACAGCCACGACCGGCTTCTGCACGGGCGCCGCTTCGTGAAAGTCGCCATCACCATCAACCCCTGCCCCGCGATTTTGCGGGCCACTCCCGCGGAGGCGATGCCATGCACCCCGTAA
- a CDS encoding ROK family protein — translation MHTVPLRATAASDPAPPTLVFDIGGTWFRSAHFSPGRPLAQVQHRPALSFHSDRQASPASLKEGLIAYLVDTAVGQGARQCGVSLGAAMDARSGQVYGSGPLWGSDSGTLDLPGELARRTPGMRWQVANDVTCALLHYASQLAPQSPPLRKIMLITVSTGIACRTLDLRTREVPVDSFGLQGEIGHLPVAPPQWAPRRTVDLRCDCGGHNHLAAFSSGRGLRNLHRALRDQGHPLWAGSLLARLRAAGAAHEAALAEALQAGDPYALMLLHLSTRAMADTLRCALALDPELDRIVLTGGVSTHLGEHYLRALASHFDEAGLYLTSRFDPGYIMSRIVIATPGSADGLYGAGLQMREMAREWTP, via the coding sequence ATGCACACCGTCCCACTGCGAGCCACTGCCGCGAGTGACCCCGCGCCGCCGACCTTGGTCTTCGATATTGGCGGCACCTGGTTTCGGTCGGCGCATTTCAGCCCCGGCCGCCCCCTGGCCCAGGTACAGCACCGCCCGGCGCTCAGTTTTCACAGTGACCGCCAGGCCAGCCCCGCCTCACTCAAGGAGGGCCTGATCGCTTATCTGGTGGACACCGCCGTGGGCCAGGGTGCGCGCCAGTGTGGCGTGTCCCTGGGCGCCGCCATGGACGCGCGCAGCGGCCAGGTCTACGGCTCCGGCCCGTTATGGGGCAGCGACAGCGGCACGCTGGACCTGCCTGGCGAGTTGGCACGCCGCACCCCCGGCATGCGCTGGCAGGTAGCCAATGACGTCACCTGCGCCCTGCTGCACTACGCCAGCCAACTGGCACCCCAGTCGCCACCGCTGCGCAAGATCATGCTGATTACCGTGAGTACCGGCATCGCCTGTCGCACCCTGGACCTGCGCACTCGGGAGGTGCCCGTCGATAGCTTCGGCCTGCAGGGCGAGATCGGCCACCTGCCCGTGGCACCACCCCAATGGGCACCGCGCCGAACCGTGGACCTGCGCTGTGACTGCGGTGGCCACAACCACTTGGCGGCGTTCAGCTCCGGCCGCGGCCTGCGCAACCTGCACCGGGCGCTGCGCGACCAGGGCCACCCCCTGTGGGCGGGGTCGTTGCTGGCCCGCCTGCGCGCCGCCGGTGCCGCGCATGAAGCGGCCCTGGCCGAGGCGCTGCAGGCGGGTGACCCTTATGCCTTGATGCTGCTGCACCTGAGTACCCGGGCCATGGCCGACACCCTGCGGTGCGCCCTGGCGCTGGACCCCGAGCTGGACCGGATCGTGCTGACCGGTGGCGTCAGCACCCACCTGGGCGAGCATTACCTGAGGGCCCTGGCCTCCCATTTTGACGAAGCCGGACTGTACCTCACGAGCAGGTTCGACCCCGGCTACATCATGAGCCGAATCGTTATCGCCACCCCCGGCAGCGCTGATGGCCTTTACGGGGCGGGCCTGCAGATGCGCGAAATGGCGCGGGAGTGGACGCCATGA